The following are encoded together in the Ovis canadensis isolate MfBH-ARS-UI-01 breed Bighorn chromosome 2, ARS-UI_OviCan_v2, whole genome shotgun sequence genome:
- the CAMK2N1 gene encoding calcium/calmodulin-dependent protein kinase II inhibitor 1, whose product MSEVLPYGDEKLSPYGDGGDVGQVFSCRLQDTNNFFGAGQNKRPPKLGQIGRSKRVVIEDDRIDDVLKNMTDKAPPGV is encoded by the exons ATGTCGGAGGTGCTGCCCTACGGCGACGAGAAGCTGAGCCCCTACGGCGACGGCGGCGACGTGGGCCAGGTCTTCTCCTGCCGCCTGCAGGACACCAACAACTTCTTCGGCGCCGGGCAGAACAAGCGGCCGCCCAAGCTGGGCCAGATCGGTCGGAGCAAGCGGG TTGTTATTGAAGATGATAGGATTGATGACGTGCTGAAAAATATGACAGACAAGGCACCTCCTGGTGTCTAA